TTGAGGATGGCGCGGCCACGGTGGGCCACTACACGGCCGTGCAGAACAGCAAGAACGCCAAGGACAAGAACCTGAAGCGGCATTCTATCATCTCCGTGCTGCCTTGGAAGAGGATCGTGGCCGTGTCGGCCAAGAAGAAGAACTCCAAGAAGGTGCAGCCCAACAGCAGCTACCAGAACAACATCACGCACCTCAACAATGAGAACCTGAAGAAGTCGCTGTCGTGCGCCAACCTGTCCACGTTCGCCCAGCCCCCACCGGCGCAGCCGCCCGCACCCCCTGCCAGCCAGCTCTCGGGCTCCCAGACCGGGGTCTCCTCCTCTGTCAAGAAGGCCCCGCATCCTGCCGTCACCTCCGCAGGGACGCCCAAACGGGTCATCGTCCAGGCGTCTACCAGCGAGCTGCTGCGCTGCCTGGGTGAGTTTCTCTGTCGCCGGTGCTACCGCCTGAAGCACCTGTCCCCCACGGACCCTGTGCTCTGGCTGCGCAGCGTGGACCGCTCGCTGCTCCTGCAGGGCTGGCAGGACCAGGGCTTCATCACGCCCGCCAACGTGGTCTTCCTTTACATGCTCTGCCGGGATGTCATCTCCTCCGAGGTGGGCTCCGACCACGAGCTCCAGGCCGTCCTGCTGACCTGCCTGTACCTCTCCTACTCCTACATGGGCAATGAGATCTCCTACCCGCTCAAGCCCTTCCTGGTGGAGAGCTGCAAGGAGGCCTTTTGGGACCGCTGCCTCTCCGTCATCAACCTCATGAGCTCCAAGATGCTGCAGATCAACGCCGACCCCCACTACTTCACACAGGTGTTCTCCGACCTGAAGAACGAGAGTGGCCAGGAGGACAAGAAGCGGCTCCTCCTAGGGCTGGACCGGTGAGCCCGCTAGCCTGCATCACGGCTCAAGGattcaattcatttttaaaaatttattattaaatcaGATTTTGTGTACA
Above is a genomic segment from Mesoplodon densirostris isolate mMesDen1 chromosome 18, mMesDen1 primary haplotype, whole genome shotgun sequence containing:
- the CDK5R1 gene encoding cyclin-dependent kinase 5 activator 1 translates to MGTVLSLSPSYRKATLFEDGAATVGHYTAVQNSKNAKDKNLKRHSIISVLPWKRIVAVSAKKKNSKKVQPNSSYQNNITHLNNENLKKSLSCANLSTFAQPPPAQPPAPPASQLSGSQTGVSSSVKKAPHPAVTSAGTPKRVIVQASTSELLRCLGEFLCRRCYRLKHLSPTDPVLWLRSVDRSLLLQGWQDQGFITPANVVFLYMLCRDVISSEVGSDHELQAVLLTCLYLSYSYMGNEISYPLKPFLVESCKEAFWDRCLSVINLMSSKMLQINADPHYFTQVFSDLKNESGQEDKKRLLLGLDR